A region of Saccopteryx leptura isolate mSacLep1 chromosome X, mSacLep1_pri_phased_curated, whole genome shotgun sequence DNA encodes the following proteins:
- the LOC136385530 gene encoding putative P2Y purinoceptor 10, whose protein sequence is MGSNSTNSTRAKCTDLQMPFQYTLYATTYILIFIPGLLANSAALWILCRFISKKNKAIIFMINLSVADLAHVLSLPLRIYYYISHQWPFQRTLCLLCFYLKYLNMYASICFLTCISLQRCFFLLKPFRARDWKRRYDVGISAAIWVIVGTACLPLPILRSTGLTNNTESCFADLGLQHINMASSIVMVTVAELGGFVLPVIIITYCTWKTRKSLQEFQVPPQNTKERKRALWMVLICAVVFIVCFTPYHLNFPLFMMVKQDVFSNCSFIKSTLCFHIISLCLANLNCCLDPVVYYFMTSEFRDRFSEHGVLVFQSCVRCKKIHQKKEDLQTISLEFLDDSKTT, encoded by the coding sequence ATGGGAAGTAACAGCACAAACAGTACAAGAGCAAAATGCACTGATCTTCAAATGCCATTTCAGTACACCCTCTATGCAACCACCTACATTCTCATATTCATCCCTGGTCTTCTGGCCAACAGTGCAGCCTTGTGGATTCTGTGCCGCTTcatcagcaagaaaaataaagccatcaTTTTCATGATCAACCTCTCTGTGGCTGACCTTGCTCATGTGCTGTCCTTACCTCTCCGGATTTACTACTACATCAGTCACCAGTGGCCTTTCCAGAGGACCCTCTGTCTGCTGTGTTTCTATCTAAAGTATCTCAATATGTATGCCAGCATTTGCTTCCTAACCTGCATCAGCCTTCAAAGGTGCTTCTTTCTCCTCAAGCCCTTCAGGGCCAGAGACTGGAAGCGTAGGTACGATGTGGGCATCAGTGCTGCCATCTGGGTCATCGTGGGCACTGCTTGTTTGCCACTTCCAATTCTGAGAAGTACTGGTTTAACCAACAACACTGAATCCTGCTTTGCTGatttagggcttcaacatattaACATGGCTTCCTCCATTGTCATGGTAACTGTAGCTGAACTTGGAGGGTTTGTATTACCTGTGATAATTATTACTTATTGCACATGGAAAACAAGAAAATCTTTACAAGAATTCCAAGTTCCCCCTCAGaatacaaaagagagaaaaagggcttTGTGGATGGTCCTGATTTGTGCAGTGGTGTTCATTGTGTGTTTTACCCCTTACCACCTGAACTTTCCACTTTTTATGATGGTGAAGCAAGATGTGTTTTCAAATTGCTCCTTTATTAAGAGTACTCTGTGTTTCCATATAATTTCCCTGTGTCTTGCAAATCTGAATTGCTGTCTTGATCCTgttgtatattattttatgacCTCAGAATTTCGTGACAGATTTTCAGAACACGGTGTCCTGGTTTTTCAGTCATGTGTGAGATGCAAGAAAATTCACCAGAAGAAGGAGGATCTTCAAACTATCTCTCTTGAGTTTTTGGATGATTCCAAgacaacataa